A genomic region of Alkalispirochaeta americana contains the following coding sequences:
- a CDS encoding late competence development ComFB family protein, giving the protein MEIRNLLEEIAAAVVQDVCNEDSASQSPRYNTSQECRLDAICYVLNRIPPRYISSGRGYAHLTEELRGDTQLQVDLVRLAHEGLQRVSAVSRAFYGTPSGSVPPGPCFNFPTIKGRVLDGNSFFPLSEITVTLRQGGTEAAMFDNRWSNPYTTSEKTRGMYNFWPASVVAEEEQATRTFDFEILLEGPGFNPVTHFFSLECTSEKAVATMVSMQRDHTLPDLYMFS; this is encoded by the coding sequence ATGGAAATTCGTAATCTTCTGGAAGAGATCGCCGCAGCCGTGGTCCAGGACGTATGCAACGAGGATAGCGCCAGCCAGTCTCCCCGGTACAATACCTCCCAGGAGTGCCGCCTCGATGCAATCTGCTACGTTCTGAACCGGATTCCCCCACGCTACATCAGCTCGGGCCGGGGCTACGCCCACCTGACGGAAGAACTCCGGGGGGACACCCAACTCCAGGTTGATCTGGTTCGTCTGGCCCATGAAGGGCTGCAGCGGGTCAGCGCCGTCTCCAGGGCCTTCTACGGCACTCCCTCGGGATCGGTCCCTCCCGGCCCCTGTTTCAACTTTCCCACCATCAAGGGCCGCGTCCTGGACGGGAACAGCTTTTTCCCCCTCAGCGAGATCACCGTCACCCTTCGGCAGGGGGGAACCGAGGCCGCCATGTTCGACAACCGCTGGAGCAACCCCTACACGACCTCGGAAAAAACGCGCGGCATGTATAATTTCTGGCCCGCTTCGGTGGTGGCCGAGGAAGAACAGGCCACCCGGACGTTCGATTTCGAGATTCTCCTGGAGGGTCCGGGGTTCAACCCGGTGACACATTTTTTCTCCCTGGAGTGCACCAGCGAGAAGGCCGTTGCAACGATGGTGAGCATGCAACGGGACCATACCCTGCCCGATCTGTACATGTTTTCCTGA
- a CDS encoding methyl-accepting chemotaxis protein: MKKRAFLPDFGKSRAGTAGLEQTVALWFVAILSVIALVLAPIFFVLLQNIPATIAAGIALANGLACLILISRGRIVTGGILFFSLFILIITFLALPGLSPPGEYATVLISVLGLLLVVIFPTGVVVHPAFPLASCAVAATILGYHISGSANAALIARIPLFSVVLFFGGAAGMVVGIVTKILLKQAADSNEQSHQALVKLRTIIQEMNGLQEPLKHTHSETQDKMGGIETIFSAYSDTVHQISSDAGTMHNSLQTSQSTLSRVTEAMALVLLRLGEQEERLCNSLEVREELNNTLHQTSREILQTREAARRLEEACKTGETDLASVLNRIGMIEQRQTQLTEINAMIRNIADQTHLLAMNASIEAANAGSAGRGFAVVAHKIRSLATDANQRSSEISSIITEMKESVDASTSDGVRAKNSYERIHSELESARRYIETIDTSTQGFISFGERLGHDLAAIHNDSEHVAEVAMETQTNLDEYQRSFQDLTEKLQEVSRQIELLSSHNENGSQIMQKLTRVREQAQTVDRQVSELIHRSLAIKIGEDHRV; this comes from the coding sequence ATGAAAAAACGAGCGTTTTTGCCGGATTTTGGAAAAAGCCGTGCCGGCACGGCCGGGCTGGAACAGACGGTAGCCCTCTGGTTTGTCGCGATCCTCAGTGTCATCGCCCTGGTCCTCGCGCCGATCTTCTTTGTCCTTCTCCAGAATATTCCGGCCACGATTGCCGCAGGAATAGCCCTGGCGAACGGGCTGGCCTGTCTGATCCTTATCTCCCGGGGGCGGATCGTGACAGGGGGGATATTGTTCTTCTCCCTCTTTATACTGATTATCACCTTTCTGGCCCTGCCCGGCCTCTCCCCTCCGGGAGAATACGCTACGGTCCTCATTTCCGTGCTGGGGTTGCTCCTGGTGGTCATTTTCCCTACGGGTGTGGTGGTGCACCCCGCCTTTCCCCTGGCCTCCTGCGCCGTGGCGGCAACGATCCTGGGGTATCATATCTCCGGCAGTGCCAACGCCGCCCTGATAGCAAGAATACCGCTCTTTTCGGTGGTTCTCTTCTTTGGAGGAGCGGCAGGGATGGTGGTGGGGATCGTCACCAAGATTCTCCTGAAACAGGCAGCCGACTCCAACGAGCAAAGTCATCAGGCCCTGGTAAAACTGCGAACGATCATTCAGGAGATGAACGGTCTTCAGGAACCTCTCAAGCACACCCATAGCGAGACCCAGGACAAGATGGGCGGCATCGAGACGATCTTCTCCGCCTATTCCGATACGGTCCACCAGATCAGTTCCGATGCAGGGACAATGCACAACAGTCTTCAGACTTCGCAAAGCACCCTCTCCCGCGTCACCGAGGCAATGGCGCTGGTCTTGCTCCGCCTGGGGGAGCAGGAAGAACGGCTTTGCAACTCCCTGGAGGTCCGGGAGGAGTTGAACAACACACTCCACCAGACCTCCCGGGAAATTCTGCAAACCCGCGAGGCCGCCCGGCGCCTGGAAGAGGCCTGCAAGACAGGAGAGACCGATCTGGCGAGCGTCCTCAACCGGATCGGCATGATCGAGCAGCGTCAGACCCAACTCACGGAAATCAACGCCATGATCCGGAACATCGCCGACCAGACTCATTTGCTCGCCATGAATGCTTCCATCGAGGCGGCCAACGCCGGAAGCGCAGGCCGGGGGTTCGCTGTGGTGGCCCACAAGATCAGGTCCCTGGCCACCGATGCAAACCAGCGATCCTCGGAGATATCATCGATCATAACGGAGATGAAGGAATCCGTGGATGCCTCCACCAGCGATGGCGTACGGGCAAAGAACTCCTACGAGAGAATCCACAGCGAACTGGAGAGCGCCCGTCGATATATCGAGACGATCGATACCAGCACGCAGGGGTTCATCTCCTTCGGCGAGCGGTTGGGTCATGACCTTGCTGCAATTCACAATGATTCCGAACACGTGGCAGAGGTGGCCATGGAGACTCAGACGAATCTTGATGAATACCAGCGATCCTTTCAGGACCTCACGGAGAAGCTTCAGGAAGTTTCCCGCCAGATAGAGCTCCTCTCGTCCCATAACGAAAACGGAAGCCAGATCATGCAGAAGCTCACCAGGGTGAGAGAGCAGGCCCAGACGGTGGACCGGCAGGTCTCTGAACTGATTCATCGCTCTCTGGCGATAAAAATCGGGGAGGATCACAGGGTTTGA
- a CDS encoding tetratricopeptide repeat protein, with protein MARIHPSWHRRFLLELGELLRRYGFALLRHDGDQLLFLQEEPPRVSSQEEATAVVGELLRGLQTFLVNCAENLLDYTVLLEADVKDRAGAAGAFPLFVQRLSSVRQENTLYLTEEAAEYFHALLEMTREGALFRVISLSRDDHDRPGPYDRVLRQGCSQPALDLIVETLSREGKHRGFWFHGPDRSAVATLVGTILERDGSGPAVLIQCSRAMTRRDFLRRVIQAIPDTPVPESERSEEDRVYTALREQLKEPCRGYLARNMVDCDLQGTAAFLVRRFFLSDSQRRVYLADCDLCEGAAREFLSWIPETTSLAPLVVSSAAPPPEGSQELWTVTDLSPQGDSPSPPPASLLTTASEARNRGEFSRALRYWVNCFGPGRSLGAIFHRGLKPQYRRVLFLVFLADGRGGLSFLDDLCRGAGLSPVEQSHALRELVQVGLLSSLNPPRVHEAVARTADTILESRGRKKLEQQVSNHLAERVMAESLPLTPELWELLRSGLSRKDQIPLLHLLLQRIAEGGGEDELEGLARDLPREMKTSLDSAELRLALRWTKGPGACPDLAERLSLGNDRAPSPWESDFILALAEYELARRDYVKALKLCKTALLLNLEGAEHGHGRVSAAPGGRSCRGNAHLLMARIALYQGQVREAAQYLSFARDEGEGDALVFCEARSLEGVHCFLLGNYTRADRIFGEVQPRLFEAGATHQLLLSWFARARIRFELGEYTEARAGFAFLERYSGERGIPPIQNVARAWKRRATFFLSDSSGEDPEEGDPRAEDLSREEVFFLAEALCRRGHFDRALPLLEDICAAEEGTDRWPRLGVAWENGFAPLEDLLVASSSGVSELGRLATACRAWALAKTGRMDEAVPLFFGLTRGGNGAAQDPQALLFTYLYSTVLPEKRSPDQDDRATVLGRAVKLCQERSSRIEGYQDRMRFTRDNLWTRELLEAARRYNLV; from the coding sequence ATGGCGCGGATTCACCCATCCTGGCACCGGCGGTTTTTGCTGGAGCTGGGCGAACTCTTGCGCCGGTATGGTTTTGCGCTCCTTCGTCACGATGGCGATCAACTTCTCTTTCTGCAGGAGGAACCGCCCCGGGTTTCCTCCCAGGAGGAAGCTACCGCAGTGGTGGGGGAGCTCCTGCGCGGGCTCCAGACATTCCTCGTCAATTGCGCCGAAAATCTTCTGGATTACACGGTTTTGCTCGAGGCCGACGTGAAAGACCGGGCCGGTGCAGCCGGGGCGTTCCCTCTCTTCGTTCAGCGCCTTTCTTCGGTTCGGCAGGAAAACACCCTGTATCTCACCGAAGAGGCAGCAGAGTATTTTCATGCTCTTCTTGAGATGACCCGGGAGGGGGCGTTGTTTCGTGTAATCTCCCTGTCCCGGGACGATCACGACAGGCCCGGACCCTACGATCGGGTGCTTCGGCAGGGGTGTTCCCAACCAGCGCTGGATCTCATCGTTGAAACCCTCTCCCGGGAGGGGAAGCACCGGGGATTCTGGTTTCATGGTCCGGATCGGTCAGCCGTGGCAACCCTGGTTGGAACTATTCTGGAAAGGGACGGCTCCGGCCCGGCGGTCCTGATCCAGTGTTCCCGGGCCATGACGCGTCGGGACTTCCTGCGCAGGGTGATCCAGGCGATCCCGGACACTCCGGTCCCGGAGTCGGAACGCTCCGAGGAAGATCGGGTCTACACTGCCCTGCGAGAGCAGCTGAAGGAACCCTGTCGGGGCTACCTGGCCCGGAATATGGTTGATTGTGACCTTCAGGGTACCGCAGCGTTTCTGGTGCGGCGGTTTTTTCTGAGCGATTCCCAGCGCCGGGTCTACCTGGCCGATTGCGATCTCTGCGAGGGAGCGGCCCGGGAGTTCCTCTCATGGATTCCCGAAACGACCTCGCTGGCTCCCCTGGTAGTCTCCTCTGCCGCTCCTCCTCCCGAGGGGAGTCAGGAGCTTTGGACGGTAACTGATCTTTCCCCCCAGGGGGACAGCCCTTCGCCGCCCCCGGCCTCATTGCTCACCACAGCCTCGGAAGCGCGGAATCGCGGCGAATTCAGCCGGGCTCTCCGCTATTGGGTGAACTGCTTCGGCCCGGGCCGGAGCCTGGGAGCTATCTTTCACCGGGGGCTGAAACCGCAGTATCGGAGAGTTCTTTTCCTTGTGTTTCTCGCCGATGGACGGGGAGGGCTCTCGTTTCTGGACGATCTCTGCCGTGGTGCAGGGCTTTCCCCGGTGGAACAAAGCCATGCCCTGAGAGAACTCGTGCAGGTCGGGCTTCTTTCATCTCTGAATCCCCCGAGAGTTCACGAGGCGGTGGCGCGCACCGCTGATACGATTCTGGAGTCCCGGGGCCGGAAAAAGCTGGAACAGCAGGTTTCCAACCATTTGGCTGAACGCGTTATGGCGGAATCCCTGCCGCTCACTCCCGAACTCTGGGAGCTCCTGCGCAGCGGTCTCTCCCGGAAGGACCAGATCCCCCTTTTGCATCTTCTTCTTCAGAGAATCGCCGAGGGAGGAGGAGAAGATGAGCTGGAGGGGCTTGCCAGGGATCTTCCCCGGGAGATGAAAACCAGTCTGGATAGCGCAGAGCTTCGCCTGGCCCTGCGTTGGACCAAAGGTCCCGGGGCCTGCCCGGACCTGGCTGAGAGGCTTTCTCTCGGGAACGACCGGGCACCCTCTCCCTGGGAAAGTGATTTTATTCTTGCCCTGGCAGAGTACGAGTTAGCGCGACGGGACTACGTAAAAGCGCTCAAACTCTGTAAGACTGCGCTTCTTCTGAACCTCGAAGGGGCGGAACATGGCCATGGCAGGGTATCGGCCGCTCCCGGGGGTCGCTCCTGCCGGGGAAACGCCCATCTTCTGATGGCCCGGATCGCTCTCTATCAGGGGCAGGTCAGGGAAGCCGCGCAGTATCTCTCCTTTGCCCGGGACGAAGGAGAGGGGGACGCTCTTGTTTTCTGCGAGGCCAGGAGTCTTGAGGGGGTGCACTGTTTCCTCCTGGGAAATTACACGCGGGCTGATCGGATTTTCGGGGAAGTCCAGCCGCGTCTTTTTGAGGCAGGGGCAACCCACCAGCTTCTTCTTTCCTGGTTTGCCAGAGCTCGCATACGGTTCGAACTGGGGGAATACACCGAGGCTCGGGCCGGTTTTGCCTTTCTGGAGCGATATAGCGGAGAACGGGGAATTCCCCCGATACAAAACGTCGCCCGGGCATGGAAAAGACGAGCGACCTTTTTTCTGAGCGATAGTTCCGGAGAAGACCCCGAGGAAGGGGATCCCCGGGCGGAGGATCTCTCCCGGGAGGAGGTCTTCTTTCTCGCCGAGGCCCTCTGCCGGAGAGGACATTTTGACCGGGCCTTGCCTCTCCTTGAGGATATCTGTGCCGCCGAAGAGGGGACCGATCGCTGGCCCCGCCTGGGTGTCGCCTGGGAGAACGGCTTTGCCCCCCTGGAGGATCTTCTGGTGGCCTCGTCGTCCGGCGTGAGCGAGCTGGGTCGTCTTGCCACGGCCTGTCGGGCCTGGGCGCTGGCAAAGACAGGCAGGATGGACGAGGCGGTGCCTCTCTTCTTCGGCCTCACCCGGGGAGGAAACGGCGCGGCTCAGGATCCTCAGGCCCTGCTGTTTACGTACCTTTATTCCACGGTGCTTCCCGAGAAGCGGTCTCCCGATCAGGATGACCGGGCCACCGTTCTGGGAAGGGCTGTAAAGCTCTGCCAGGAGCGGTCGAGCCGGATCGAGGGGTACCAGGACAGGATGCGATTTACCCGTGATAATCTCTGGACGAGGGAGTTGCTGGAGGCGGCCCGCCGGTATAACCTGGTCTAG
- the cysS gene encoding cysteine--tRNA ligase has protein sequence MADQPLYEQIGLTVFNSLSRSRETFRAINPPQVGMYVCGPTVYSDPHLGHARAALAFDTVFRYLRFLGYRVRYVRNITDVGHLEDETTEAGEDKILKRARLERLEPMEVVQRYTLLYREGISKLGCLPPSIEPAASGHIVEQIQVIERILAAGLAYEQEGSVYFDLNKYVRQGGAVQGSPYGKLSGKIFEDLLENTRNTSGREEKRNALDFALWKRAEPGHIMRWPSPWGEGFPGWHLECTAMSTRYLGETFDIHGGGLDLQFPHHEAEIAQSHGAFGEDPARYWLHSNMLTVAGQKMAKSLGNFITLEEIFSGDHPALDQAWDPMVVRFFMLQSHYRSTIDFSNQALGAAEKGFGRLMAAVQVAAHYLAELPENQAEPLPRATSQEDIAARRAAAPQVDTLAAAGRRVPFPGNMAFAAGDDHARAVASQIEACWSAMSDDFHTPRTIAALFELGKLIQRPDHLQAAPEVRSAAARTLVAFSRDVLGLLPPASNAAGGSATTEAPLEAALELLIEIRKKARDEKDFSTADAIRDRLSAAGIQFKDGKDGTTGWTRK, from the coding sequence ATGGCAGATCAACCACTGTACGAGCAGATCGGTCTCACCGTGTTCAACTCCCTGAGTCGTTCCCGGGAGACCTTTCGTGCAATCAACCCTCCCCAGGTGGGGATGTATGTATGCGGCCCCACGGTTTACAGCGATCCTCATTTGGGGCACGCCCGGGCGGCTCTCGCCTTTGACACGGTCTTCCGGTATCTGCGTTTTCTGGGCTACCGGGTGCGCTATGTCCGAAACATCACCGATGTGGGGCATCTGGAAGACGAGACCACCGAGGCCGGAGAGGACAAAATACTCAAGCGGGCTCGCCTGGAGCGGCTCGAACCGATGGAGGTGGTCCAGCGCTACACCCTCCTTTACCGGGAAGGGATCAGCAAACTTGGCTGTCTGCCTCCCTCGATAGAGCCTGCCGCCAGCGGGCACATCGTGGAGCAAATCCAGGTGATCGAGCGGATCCTTGCAGCGGGTCTGGCCTACGAGCAAGAGGGGTCGGTTTATTTCGACTTGAACAAATATGTTCGTCAGGGAGGAGCCGTTCAGGGATCTCCCTACGGAAAACTTTCGGGAAAAATCTTCGAGGATCTCCTGGAAAACACCCGGAATACCTCGGGCCGGGAAGAAAAGCGGAACGCCCTGGATTTTGCCCTCTGGAAGCGGGCCGAGCCGGGTCATATCATGCGCTGGCCCAGCCCCTGGGGTGAGGGGTTTCCCGGTTGGCACCTGGAGTGCACCGCCATGAGCACGCGTTATCTGGGCGAGACCTTCGACATCCATGGCGGAGGATTGGACCTGCAGTTTCCCCACCACGAAGCGGAAATTGCCCAAAGTCATGGTGCTTTCGGAGAGGATCCTGCCCGATACTGGCTGCACAGCAACATGCTTACCGTGGCAGGGCAAAAGATGGCCAAGAGCCTGGGTAACTTCATAACCCTGGAAGAGATCTTCTCCGGTGATCACCCAGCCCTGGACCAGGCCTGGGACCCCATGGTGGTCCGTTTTTTTATGCTCCAGTCCCATTATCGAAGCACCATCGATTTTTCCAACCAGGCCCTGGGGGCCGCCGAAAAGGGCTTCGGGCGCCTGATGGCTGCAGTTCAGGTGGCAGCGCACTACCTGGCGGAGCTTCCTGAAAATCAGGCAGAACCTCTGCCCCGGGCCACCTCTCAGGAAGATATCGCGGCCCGTCGCGCCGCAGCGCCCCAGGTGGACACCCTGGCTGCCGCGGGCCGCAGGGTGCCCTTCCCGGGGAACATGGCCTTTGCTGCCGGGGATGATCACGCCCGGGCCGTGGCCTCCCAGATCGAGGCCTGCTGGAGCGCCATGAGCGACGATTTTCACACTCCCCGGACAATCGCCGCGCTCTTCGAGCTGGGAAAACTCATCCAGCGGCCTGATCACCTCCAGGCAGCCCCCGAGGTCCGCAGCGCCGCCGCTCGCACGCTGGTGGCGTTTTCCCGGGATGTACTGGGTCTCCTGCCCCCGGCTTCGAACGCAGCTGGTGGATCGGCAACCACCGAAGCCCCCCTGGAGGCAGCCCTGGAGCTGTTAATCGAAATCAGGAAAAAGGCACGGGACGAAAAGGACTTTTCCACGGCCGATGCGATTCGTGATCGTCTCAGTGCAGCAGGAATTCAATTCAAGGACGGGAAGGACGGGACCACAGGATGGACGCGAAAATAA
- the nrdR gene encoding transcriptional regulator NrdR yields the protein MRCPKCTSLEDRVIESRALADGGTIRRRRQCEVCGYRFTSYERIEEKPLMVVKKSESRREPFDRAKLEKGIQQALRKRPVSQTAILSMIDELEEEATREGMDSHEIPASRLGEMVLGRLYTIDRVAYVRFASVYRNFESVHEFIREIELLEQG from the coding sequence GTGCGTTGCCCAAAGTGTACATCTCTGGAAGACCGTGTTATAGAATCCCGGGCCCTGGCCGATGGGGGAACGATTCGCCGCCGCCGACAGTGCGAGGTTTGCGGATACCGCTTCACCTCCTACGAGCGAATCGAGGAGAAGCCCCTGATGGTGGTAAAAAAAAGCGAGTCCCGACGGGAGCCTTTTGACCGGGCAAAGCTGGAGAAGGGAATCCAGCAGGCCCTGCGGAAGCGACCGGTGAGCCAGACCGCGATTCTCTCCATGATCGACGAGCTTGAAGAGGAGGCCACCCGCGAGGGAATGGATTCCCACGAGATTCCTGCATCCCGCCTGGGAGAGATGGTCCTGGGTCGCCTGTACACGATCGATCGGGTTGCCTACGTGCGCTTTGCCTCGGTCTACCGGAACTTTGAGAGTGTCCACGAGTTTATCCGCGAAATCGAGCTGCTTGAGCAGGGATAG
- a CDS encoding tRNA lysidine(34) synthetase, giving the protein MTGEDQGFAEITRYLHQQPPPVIMRFLRSAGKGINRHGMIGQGDRVLLSVSGGKDSLALALALRLRLRFIPITYRLEAVLVDWREHPHSRESLEALHRYFSALEIPFTVLTAEMRPDSFGGRFDCYRCGRNRRRILFDYVRSWPERPLIATGHHLDDIVQTTLMNLFFRGSFSTMMPVQPFFSGGLSVIRPLCEVREELIQTVSETLDLPVASIDCPFHRTNVRARIRPLIEEMARINPQVRENINRAHTNIDHEYLPEL; this is encoded by the coding sequence GTGACCGGTGAGGACCAGGGCTTTGCCGAAATCACCCGTTATCTGCACCAGCAGCCGCCTCCGGTGATCATGCGATTTCTCCGCTCTGCCGGGAAGGGGATCAATCGTCATGGAATGATCGGTCAGGGAGACCGGGTCCTGCTCTCCGTCTCAGGGGGAAAGGATTCTCTGGCTCTGGCCCTGGCCTTGCGCCTGCGTCTGCGGTTCATTCCCATCACCTACCGCCTTGAGGCGGTTCTTGTAGACTGGCGGGAACACCCCCACAGCAGGGAGTCCCTGGAGGCGCTGCATCGCTATTTTTCTGCCCTGGAGATTCCCTTCACGGTCCTCACGGCCGAGATGAGGCCCGATTCCTTCGGCGGGCGGTTTGACTGCTACCGCTGCGGCAGAAACCGGCGGCGAATCCTCTTTGATTATGTCCGGTCCTGGCCCGAACGGCCGCTGATCGCCACAGGTCACCATCTGGACGATATAGTTCAGACCACGTTGATGAATCTTTTTTTCCGGGGAAGCTTCTCCACCATGATGCCGGTCCAACCCTTCTTTTCGGGAGGTCTTTCGGTCATCAGGCCACTCTGCGAGGTCCGGGAGGAGCTGATCCAGACGGTGTCAGAGACACTGGACCTGCCAGTGGCCTCAATCGACTGCCCCTTCCACAGAACCAACGTGCGGGCGCGAATCCGTCCGCTCATCGAGGAAATGGCCAGGATCAACCCTCAGGTCCGGGAGAATATCAACCGGGCCCACACGAATATTGATCATGAGTACCTGCCCGAGTTGTGA
- a CDS encoding HD domain-containing protein: protein MTGQQETLRYLDEGFTEPVRDPLWGHIHLTPALLSLVDTDAFQQLSRIRQLGPTYLVYPGATHTRLNHSLGVLHLARRLLQHLLRHPETPELSLEGVRSFLAAALLHDLGHFPYTHSFKSLPLREHEELTGLLVQSGEMARKLRHNLEVSPERVAAIVDTSLPAGDDREIPFYRSLLSGSLDPDKLDYLNRDAFFCGVPYGIQDVDFALTRIVPAGDGRIGVDQAGVAAVETVLFSKYLMYRAVYWHRTVRVATAMIKNAVYRALQEGVIAPEELYGLDDELLLSRLGGKAFPPFELIRRVGRRNLLKPLAEVPFSADIPGHRLLEDNHHRQGLEEQIARDLRARGHRSLQDHQVLLDLPDAISFEADLPVRSREVSSFSEESVFSPSVVARFTATLRKVRLIAPPETASSMGDPLQYLQEVLRDR, encoded by the coding sequence ATGACGGGACAACAGGAAACGTTGCGCTACCTCGACGAAGGTTTTACCGAACCGGTGAGGGACCCTCTCTGGGGCCATATTCATCTCACGCCAGCCCTGCTCTCTCTGGTGGACACCGACGCCTTCCAGCAACTGAGCAGAATCCGCCAGCTGGGCCCCACCTATCTGGTCTATCCCGGGGCAACCCACACCAGGCTGAACCACAGCCTGGGCGTGCTCCACCTGGCCCGGCGACTTCTCCAGCACCTCCTGCGTCACCCCGAAACGCCCGAGCTCTCCCTGGAGGGGGTCCGGTCCTTTCTGGCTGCAGCGCTTCTGCATGATCTGGGTCATTTTCCCTATACCCACAGTTTCAAAAGCCTTCCTCTGCGAGAACACGAGGAACTCACGGGTCTGCTGGTGCAATCAGGGGAGATGGCCCGGAAGCTCCGCCACAACCTGGAGGTATCACCCGAGAGGGTGGCTGCCATCGTGGACACGAGTCTGCCTGCGGGAGATGACCGGGAGATCCCCTTCTACCGATCCCTTCTTTCGGGCAGCCTCGATCCTGACAAGCTGGACTACCTGAACCGGGACGCCTTTTTCTGTGGCGTCCCCTACGGAATCCAGGATGTTGATTTTGCCCTGACCAGGATCGTCCCCGCCGGAGATGGCCGGATCGGGGTGGACCAGGCGGGGGTTGCCGCTGTGGAAACGGTGCTCTTTTCCAAGTATCTCATGTACCGTGCCGTCTACTGGCACCGGACGGTGCGCGTGGCCACGGCAATGATAAAAAACGCCGTCTACCGGGCGCTTCAGGAGGGAGTTATCGCTCCTGAAGAACTCTACGGGCTGGACGACGAACTGCTTCTCTCGCGCCTGGGGGGGAAAGCCTTTCCTCCCTTCGAGCTGATCCGCCGGGTGGGCCGGAGGAATCTCCTGAAACCCCTGGCAGAGGTCCCCTTCTCGGCGGATATCCCCGGTCACCGGCTTCTGGAGGACAACCACCACCGCCAGGGCCTGGAAGAACAGATTGCCCGGGATCTTCGTGCCCGAGGACACCGATCGCTCCAGGACCACCAGGTTCTCCTGGACCTCCCCGATGCGATTTCCTTCGAGGCGGACCTGCCGGTACGCTCCCGGGAGGTTTCCAGCTTTTCCGAGGAGAGCGTTTTTTCACCCTCCGTGGTGGCCCGCTTTACGGCAACGCTCCGAAAGGTTCGCCTTATTGCGCCTCCCGAGACGGCCTCATCCATGGGAGACCCCCTGCAATATCTCCAGGAGGTGCTCCGTGACCGGTGA
- a CDS encoding DUF503 domain-containing protein, with product MTVTMLLAILELPGLSSLKDKRRIVHSLRDRLIRTYKVSVAEVDLQNSHCFSQIGVALVSNDRVYGERVMQKVLSFLENNLPGRISDVQIHSEIYETPPPEDDHPEDDSLRAGCHLENHLEPAGDRKPEAP from the coding sequence ATGACCGTCACCATGCTTCTGGCGATTCTGGAGTTGCCGGGGCTTTCGTCGCTGAAAGACAAGCGCCGGATTGTGCACAGTCTTCGGGACCGTCTCATTCGTACCTACAAGGTGAGCGTTGCCGAGGTCGATCTTCAGAACAGTCACTGTTTTTCCCAGATCGGAGTAGCCCTGGTGAGTAACGACAGGGTCTACGGCGAGCGGGTTATGCAGAAGGTCCTGTCCTTTCTGGAAAATAACCTCCCGGGACGGATCTCGGACGTTCAGATTCACAGCGAGATCTACGAAACGCCCCCTCCCGAAGATGATCATCCCGAAGATGATTCCCTGAGGGCAGGATGTCACCTGGAAAACCACCTGGAGCCAGCGGGCGATCGGAAGCCGGAAGCCCCCTGA
- a CDS encoding ion transporter — protein sequence MKKTRAILELLALVAVLAVLMQTILEDLAVLAGWSVSLRRGLLFAGLGLDVFLTIEYILRGYHAYRYRHFRKYLFRQGGWIDLVASMPLLLLASGPAALAELAGGLAVAPGGLLLAVRHLRLLRFLKLFRYLGPGSGAVAGGSLPAGRITPVVRGRAPLVVAAAVVALTGVELALPSGSIAEAEDIQRQERTLTALQEQNLLGQPEELRRFLEAREVLLLEYQGRVLYSRYSQTDYEDLYGPGDYQVLERGDLLIFGDLKPFLRNRAAAGLRYATLAAVLVLGIGFLGAGGIPGGTREEDP from the coding sequence ATGAAAAAAACACGGGCTATTCTTGAGCTTCTGGCCCTGGTGGCGGTTCTGGCCGTCCTGATGCAGACAATCCTGGAAGATCTGGCCGTTCTGGCCGGTTGGAGTGTTTCCCTTCGGAGGGGGCTTCTCTTTGCGGGGCTGGGTCTGGATGTTTTTCTTACCATTGAATATATCCTTCGAGGATATCACGCATACCGGTATCGACACTTCCGGAAGTATCTTTTTCGTCAGGGGGGCTGGATCGATCTGGTGGCGAGCATGCCGCTGCTGCTCCTGGCAAGCGGCCCTGCTGCCCTGGCAGAGTTGGCCGGGGGGCTTGCTGTTGCCCCGGGGGGGCTGCTCCTGGCGGTGCGGCACCTGCGTCTGCTCCGGTTTCTGAAGCTTTTTCGCTATCTCGGTCCTGGTTCCGGTGCGGTGGCTGGTGGTTCCCTCCCGGCGGGCCGCATCACCCCGGTCGTGCGGGGACGGGCTCCCCTGGTTGTGGCGGCGGCGGTGGTGGCTCTGACGGGGGTCGAGCTGGCGCTTCCCTCGGGAAGTATCGCCGAAGCGGAGGATATCCAGAGACAGGAGCGTACGCTCACCGCTCTTCAGGAGCAGAACCTCCTTGGTCAGCCCGAGGAGCTGCGCCGGTTTCTTGAGGCCCGGGAGGTGCTCCTTCTGGAATACCAGGGAAGGGTTCTCTACAGCCGGTACAGCCAGACAGACTATGAAGACCTCTACGGCCCTGGTGATTACCAGGTTCTGGAGCGGGGCGATCTGTTGATTTTCGGTGATCTCAAACCGTTTCTGCGCAACCGGGCTGCGGCGGGTCTGCGCTACGCCACCCTGGCGGCTGTCCTTGTTCTGGGGATCGGATTTCTGGGAGCAGGGGGTATTCCGGGAGGCACCAGGGAGGAGGATCCCTAG